From the Serratia nematodiphila DZ0503SBS1 genome, one window contains:
- a CDS encoding ABC transporter substrate-binding protein, whose translation MKAKLLPLFLLAALPAAALAATPPNTLVVVQSLDDIVSLDPAEANELSSIQTVPSLYQRLVQADRDDPAKVAPVLAESWQSDAAAKTLTVKLRPQAAFASGNPLTADDVIFSYSRAVKMNKSPAFILNVLGWQPDNIDAQLKKIDEHTVQLRWTADVSPAVALNILSTPIASIVDSKAALANVKDGDFGNAWLKMHSAGSGPFKMRVYQPHQAIVLDANPTTQGDKPQLKNIIIKNVPDPATRRLLLQQGDADIARELGADQTDTLKNQPGVKVLEIPSAEQNYLVFNTGNGANPLLSNPAFWEAARYLVDYQGITKDLLKGQYFVHQSFLPVGLPGALETNPFSYDPAKAKAILAKAGITHAAFTLDVENKPPFITIAQALQGSFAAAGVKIELLPAAGSQVYSRVRARQHQAAIRLWIPDYFDAHSNASAFAYNDGKSSTVAGLNGWQIPQLNKQTLAALSEADPAKRRALYTAMQQELQRSSPYVFIDQAKTEVVLRDNVKGYQQGLNADMVYYDRVSK comes from the coding sequence ATGAAAGCCAAACTCTTGCCGCTGTTCCTGCTCGCCGCCCTGCCCGCCGCCGCGTTAGCCGCCACGCCGCCGAATACGCTGGTGGTGGTGCAATCGCTGGATGACATCGTCAGCCTCGATCCGGCGGAAGCCAACGAACTCTCCAGCATCCAGACGGTGCCCAGCCTGTATCAGCGGCTGGTGCAGGCGGATCGCGACGATCCGGCCAAGGTGGCGCCGGTGCTGGCGGAAAGCTGGCAAAGCGATGCGGCGGCCAAAACGCTGACGGTGAAACTGCGGCCGCAGGCGGCGTTCGCCTCCGGCAACCCGCTGACCGCCGACGACGTGATCTTCTCCTACAGCCGCGCGGTCAAGATGAACAAATCGCCGGCGTTCATCCTCAACGTGCTCGGTTGGCAGCCGGACAACATCGACGCGCAGCTCAAGAAGATCGACGAACATACCGTGCAGCTGCGCTGGACGGCGGACGTCAGCCCGGCGGTGGCGCTGAATATCCTCTCGACGCCGATCGCCTCGATCGTCGACAGCAAAGCGGCGCTGGCCAACGTCAAAGACGGCGACTTCGGCAACGCCTGGCTGAAGATGCACTCCGCCGGCAGCGGCCCGTTCAAGATGCGCGTCTATCAGCCGCATCAGGCGATCGTGCTGGACGCCAATCCCACCACGCAGGGCGACAAGCCGCAGCTGAAAAACATCATCATTAAAAACGTGCCGGACCCGGCTACCCGCCGCCTGCTGCTCCAGCAGGGCGACGCCGATATCGCCCGCGAACTGGGCGCCGACCAGACCGACACGCTGAAGAATCAGCCCGGCGTCAAGGTGCTGGAGATCCCGTCCGCCGAGCAAAACTACCTGGTGTTCAACACCGGCAACGGCGCCAATCCGCTGCTGAGCAACCCGGCCTTCTGGGAAGCGGCGCGCTACCTGGTGGATTATCAAGGCATCACGAAGGATCTGCTGAAGGGACAATACTTCGTGCACCAGAGCTTCCTGCCGGTCGGGCTGCCGGGCGCGCTGGAGACCAACCCGTTCAGCTACGATCCGGCCAAGGCGAAAGCCATCCTGGCCAAGGCGGGGATTACCCACGCCGCCTTTACGCTGGACGTAGAGAACAAACCGCCGTTCATCACCATCGCGCAGGCGCTGCAGGGCAGCTTCGCCGCCGCCGGCGTGAAGATCGAGCTGCTGCCGGCCGCGGGCAGCCAGGTTTACTCCCGCGTGCGCGCCAGGCAGCATCAGGCGGCGATCCGCCTGTGGATCCCGGATTACTTCGACGCCCACTCCAACGCCAGCGCCTTCGCCTACAACGACGGCAAGAGCAGCACGGTGGCCGGGCTGAACGGCTGGCAGATCCCGCAGTTGAATAAGCAGACGCTGGCGGCGCTGTCCGAAGCCGATCCGGCCAAGCGCCGCGCGCTGTACACCGCCATGCAGCAGGAGCTGCAGCGCAGTTCGCCGTACGTGTTTATCGATCAAGCCAAAACCGAAGTGGTGCTGCGCGACAACGTCAAAGGCTATCAACAAGGGCTGAACGCCGACATGGTCTACTACGATCGCGTCAGCAAATAG
- a CDS encoding alpha-E domain-containing protein: protein MLSRTASELYWMARYLERAESIARVLDVTNKLSMMPIRDGGDQDLQVPLNLTGTGQLYAAAYPELTMPNLVSFFALDNRNHSSIFSCLQMGWNNAHAVRGSLSSEVWECINATWIEMKLIRRQGIGSVGADAFFDWVKERAHLFRGAMFGTLLRSDAMRFIRLGTLLERADGTARLLEVKNTLMDIDGDPVREYYRMDTLLRAVSAREAYHSIYKQPLSRETIAELMILRNEIPRSLLACVGDMVQQLELIGGGANQPRRLAHTLHAELRFSSMKDLNKIGLGEWLSAFLGQVNGIAESIHHTYLEAQ, encoded by the coding sequence ATGCTGAGCCGCACCGCCAGTGAACTCTATTGGATGGCCCGCTATCTGGAGCGGGCGGAAAGCATCGCCCGGGTGCTGGACGTCACCAACAAGCTGTCGATGATGCCGATCCGCGACGGCGGCGATCAGGATCTGCAGGTGCCGCTCAACCTGACCGGCACCGGCCAGCTGTATGCCGCCGCCTACCCGGAATTGACGATGCCCAATCTGGTCAGTTTCTTCGCGCTCGACAACCGCAACCACAGCAGCATCTTCAGCTGCCTGCAAATGGGCTGGAACAACGCCCACGCGGTGCGCGGCAGCCTGTCATCCGAAGTCTGGGAGTGCATCAACGCCACCTGGATAGAGATGAAACTGATCCGCCGCCAGGGCATCGGCTCGGTGGGCGCCGATGCCTTCTTCGACTGGGTGAAGGAGCGCGCCCATCTGTTTCGCGGCGCCATGTTCGGCACGCTGCTGCGCAGCGACGCCATGCGCTTTATCCGTCTCGGCACCCTGCTGGAGCGGGCCGACGGCACCGCCCGTCTGCTAGAGGTGAAGAACACGCTGATGGACATCGACGGCGACCCGGTGCGCGAATATTACCGCATGGACACGCTGCTGCGGGCGGTGAGCGCGCGCGAAGCCTACCACAGCATCTACAAGCAGCCGTTGAGCCGCGAGACCATCGCCGAACTGATGATTCTGCGCAATGAAATCCCGCGTTCACTGCTGGCCTGCGTCGGCGACATGGTGCAGCAATTGGAACTGATCGGCGGCGGCGCCAACCAACCGCGACGTCTGGCGCACACCCTGCATGCCGAGCTGCGCTTCAGCAGCATGAAGGATCTGAACAAGATCGGCCTGGGCGAGTGGTTGAGCGCCTTTCTCGGCCAGGTGAACGGCATCGCCGAAAGCATCCATCACACTTATCTGGAGGCGCAATGA
- a CDS encoding circularly permuted type 2 ATP-grasp protein, with the protein MLNINLSASPFFDEMLLAEGKHRGHYDAYWQWLQQADHQAVQRKREEAALLFHRVGITFNVYGDDDGAERLIPFDSVPRIIPAAEWAMLDRGIRQRVQALNAFLHDIYHQQHILKAGLIPAEQVLANDQYQPCMQGVDLHRDIYAHIVGVDMVRNSDGQYYVLEDNLRTPSGVSYMLENRKMMMRLYPELFARQRIAPVERYPSHLLQTLRESSPINDPTVVVLTPGRFNSAYFEHSFLAQQMGVELVESADLFVKDGAVFMRTTAGPCKVDVIYRRVDDAFLDPLAFRPDSMLGVPGLLSVYRAGNVVLANAIGTGVADDKSIYPYVPDMVRFYLQEEPILNNVPTWQCRHKNELSYVLANLEQMVVKEVHGAGGYGMLIGPTASKDELARFRALLLARPQNYIAQNTLALSTCPTFVNDGLAPRHIDLRPFALSGAEIRLVPGGLTRVALAEGSLVVNSSQGGGTKDTWVLEDDLC; encoded by the coding sequence ATGCTGAATATCAATCTTTCCGCTTCACCGTTTTTTGATGAGATGCTTCTGGCTGAGGGAAAACACCGTGGCCACTACGACGCCTACTGGCAATGGCTGCAGCAGGCCGATCACCAGGCCGTGCAACGCAAGCGGGAAGAGGCTGCGCTGCTGTTTCACCGGGTGGGCATCACCTTCAACGTCTACGGCGACGATGACGGCGCCGAGCGGTTGATCCCGTTCGACAGCGTGCCGCGCATTATTCCGGCCGCCGAATGGGCGATGCTCGATCGCGGCATTCGCCAGCGCGTACAGGCGCTCAATGCCTTCCTGCATGACATTTACCACCAGCAGCATATTCTGAAGGCCGGCCTCATTCCGGCGGAGCAGGTGCTGGCCAACGATCAGTATCAACCCTGTATGCAAGGCGTTGATCTGCATCGCGATATCTATGCGCATATCGTCGGCGTGGACATGGTCCGCAACAGCGACGGCCAATACTACGTGCTGGAAGATAACTTGCGCACCCCGTCCGGCGTCTCTTACATGCTGGAAAACCGCAAAATGATGATGCGTCTGTATCCGGAACTGTTCGCCCGGCAACGCATCGCGCCGGTGGAGCGCTACCCGTCGCACCTGCTGCAAACGCTGCGCGAAAGCTCGCCCATCAACGATCCCACCGTGGTGGTGCTGACGCCGGGCCGCTTCAACAGCGCCTATTTTGAGCACAGTTTCCTGGCGCAGCAGATGGGGGTGGAGCTGGTCGAAAGCGCCGATCTGTTCGTCAAGGACGGCGCGGTCTTCATGCGCACCACCGCCGGGCCGTGCAAAGTGGACGTGATCTATCGTCGGGTGGACGACGCCTTCCTCGATCCGCTGGCGTTTCGGCCGGACTCGATGCTCGGCGTACCGGGGCTGCTGTCGGTGTATCGCGCCGGCAATGTGGTGCTGGCCAACGCCATCGGCACCGGCGTGGCCGACGACAAATCGATCTACCCTTACGTGCCGGATATGGTGCGCTTCTACCTGCAAGAGGAACCGATCCTCAACAACGTGCCGACCTGGCAGTGCCGACATAAAAACGAACTGTCGTACGTGCTGGCCAACCTCGAACAGATGGTCGTGAAAGAGGTGCACGGCGCCGGCGGCTACGGCATGTTGATCGGCCCCACGGCGAGCAAGGACGAGCTCGCCCGCTTCCGTGCTCTGCTGCTGGCTCGCCCGCAGAATTACATTGCGCAAAACACGCTGGCGCTGTCCACCTGCCCGACCTTCGTCAACGATGGTCTGGCGCCGCGGCATATCGATCTGCGGCCGTTCGCCCTCAGCGGCGCGGAGATCCGCCTGGTGCCCGGCGGCCTGACCCGGGTGGCGTTGGCGGAAGGTTCGCTGGTGGTGAACTCGTCGCAGGGCGGCGGCACCAAGGACACCTGGGTATTGGAGGACGACCTATGCTGA
- the pyrI gene encoding aspartate carbamoyltransferase regulatory subunit, with translation MTHDNKLQVEAIKCGTVIDHIPAQIGFKLLTLFKLTATDQRITIGLNLPSNELGRKDLIKIENTFLTEQQANQLAMYAPKATVNRIDNYEVVRKLTLSLPDHIDGVLTCPNGNCISRSEPVASSFSVKSRGGEVHLKCRYCEKEFEHQVVLQAD, from the coding sequence ATGACTCATGACAACAAACTGCAGGTCGAAGCGATCAAATGCGGCACGGTGATCGACCACATTCCGGCGCAGATCGGTTTCAAACTGCTGACGCTGTTCAAGCTGACCGCCACCGACCAGCGCATCACCATCGGCCTGAACCTGCCTTCCAACGAGCTGGGCCGCAAGGATCTGATCAAGATCGAGAACACCTTCCTGACCGAGCAGCAGGCCAACCAGCTGGCGATGTACGCGCCGAAGGCCACGGTGAACCGCATCGACAACTATGAAGTGGTGCGCAAGCTGACCCTTAGCCTGCCGGACCACATCGACGGGGTGCTGACCTGCCCGAATGGCAACTGCATCAGCCGCAGCGAGCCGGTGGCGTCGAGCTTCAGCGTCAAATCGCGCGGCGGCGAAGTGCACCTGAAGTGCCGCTACTGCGAAAAAGAGTTCGAGCACCAGGTGGTGCTGCAGGCCGACTAA
- the ridA gene encoding 2-iminobutanoate/2-iminopropanoate deaminase, which produces MSRNISTELAPAAIGPYVQGVDLGSMIITSGQIPVDPKTGAVADDVAAQARQSLENVKAIVEAAGLSVADIVKTTVFVKDLNDFATVNAAYEAFFTEHSAPFPARSCVEVARLPKDVKIEIEAIAVRR; this is translated from the coding sequence ATGTCACGTAACATCAGCACTGAACTCGCCCCGGCAGCCATTGGTCCTTACGTGCAGGGCGTTGATCTGGGCAGCATGATCATCACTTCCGGCCAGATCCCGGTCGATCCGAAAACCGGCGCCGTCGCCGACGACGTCGCCGCTCAGGCGCGCCAGTCGCTGGAAAACGTCAAAGCGATCGTCGAAGCCGCCGGCCTGAGCGTTGCCGACATCGTGAAAACCACCGTGTTCGTGAAAGACCTGAACGACTTCGCCACCGTCAACGCCGCGTACGAAGCCTTCTTCACCGAGCACAGCGCGCCGTTCCCGGCCCGTTCCTGCGTGGAAGTGGCGCGTCTGCCGAAAGACGTGAAGATCGAAATCGAAGCCATCGCCGTGCGTCGTTAA
- a CDS encoding transglutaminase family protein: protein MKLNIEHNTHYRYAQPVQRSTQYLRLTPQDSPHQRILSWQLSLPDDAVRTTDAFGNVLHVLTLDEPHQAITIRVLGEVEIEDGVEDRALGHLSPLVFLRHSPLTQPDDAIQAFALRYHQPQAVLSGLEHLMGELLLKMPYSPGSTRVTDSAAEAFAAGSGVCQDHTHVFLSCCRSLNIPARYVSGYLYSEDSTHVATHAWAEVWVEERWHSFDVTNNTRMPNQHLKLAVGIDYLDACPVRGMRLGGGCEDMSAIAAVQMMPTGQ, encoded by the coding sequence ATGAAACTGAATATTGAGCACAACACCCATTATCGCTACGCCCAGCCGGTGCAGCGCAGCACCCAATATCTGCGGCTGACGCCGCAGGATTCGCCGCATCAGCGCATCCTCTCCTGGCAACTGTCGTTGCCGGATGACGCGGTGCGCACCACCGACGCCTTCGGCAACGTACTGCACGTGCTGACGCTCGATGAACCGCATCAGGCCATCACCATTCGGGTGCTCGGGGAAGTGGAAATTGAAGACGGCGTCGAAGATCGGGCGCTCGGGCATCTGTCGCCGCTGGTATTTCTGCGCCATAGCCCGCTGACCCAGCCCGATGACGCCATTCAGGCCTTCGCCCTGCGTTATCATCAACCGCAGGCGGTGCTGAGCGGCCTGGAACATCTGATGGGCGAGCTGCTGCTGAAGATGCCTTACAGCCCAGGCTCCACGCGCGTGACAGACAGCGCCGCCGAGGCGTTCGCCGCCGGCAGCGGCGTGTGTCAGGATCATACGCATGTCTTCCTGAGCTGCTGCCGCAGCCTGAACATCCCGGCGCGCTACGTCAGCGGGTACCTGTACAGCGAAGACTCGACCCATGTCGCCACCCATGCCTGGGCGGAAGTGTGGGTGGAGGAACGCTGGCACAGCTTCGACGTGACCAACAATACGCGCATGCCAAATCAGCACCTTAAGCTGGCGGTTGGCATCGATTATCTGGACGCCTGCCCGGTGCGCGGCATGCGGTTGGGCGGCGGCTGCGAAGACATGAGCGCCATCGCCGCCGTACAAATGATGCCAACCGGCCAGTAG
- a CDS encoding GMC family oxidoreductase, translated as MSENTFDYIIVGAGSAGCVLAAQLIRRTQARVLLLEAGGDDNNLFIKMPAGVAKIIAKKSWPYETEPEPHANNRRMQIAQGKVLGGSSSVNGMIYLRGQPQDYDDWAERYGCAGWSYREVLPYFKRAEANESLSDDYHGADGLLPVSENRYRHPLSMAFIRAGQELNLPYRNDFNGDSQHGVGFYQTTTHNGERASTARTYLKAVRDERRLVVKLNALAHRLTFEGNVATGVVYSQNGGAEVTARATKEVIVSAGAVGSPKLLMLSGIGPRDHLQQLGIEVRADLPVGKNFHDHLHMSINVSTREPISLFGADRGLQALSHGAQWLAFRSGVLSSNVLEGAAFTDSQGDGRPDVQIHFLPLLDSWDDVPGEPLPNIHGFTLKVGYLQPKARGEVLLRSSNPRDPVKLHANYLGHPDDLAGSVRAVKFGLDFLQTAALKPLIKDLLMPQPEWTRDEAQLEEFVRNFCKTVYHPVGSCRMGPSPQEAVTDPQLRVHGFEQLRVIDCSVMPQLTSGNTNAPTIMLAEKAVDLLLGAPQ; from the coding sequence ATGTCGGAAAATACCTTTGATTACATCATCGTCGGCGCCGGTTCCGCCGGCTGCGTGCTGGCGGCGCAGCTGATCCGCCGCACCCAGGCGCGGGTGCTGCTGCTGGAAGCCGGCGGCGACGACAATAACCTGTTCATCAAGATGCCGGCCGGGGTGGCCAAGATCATCGCCAAAAAAAGCTGGCCCTATGAAACGGAGCCGGAACCGCACGCCAATAACCGCCGCATGCAGATCGCGCAGGGCAAGGTGCTGGGCGGCAGCAGTTCGGTCAACGGCATGATCTACCTGCGCGGCCAGCCGCAGGATTACGACGACTGGGCCGAGCGCTACGGCTGCGCCGGCTGGAGCTACCGCGAGGTGCTGCCCTACTTCAAACGCGCCGAGGCCAACGAAAGCCTGTCGGACGACTACCACGGCGCCGACGGGCTGCTGCCGGTCAGCGAAAACCGCTACCGCCATCCGCTCAGCATGGCGTTTATCCGCGCCGGCCAGGAGCTGAACCTGCCCTATCGCAACGACTTCAACGGCGACAGCCAGCACGGCGTCGGTTTCTACCAAACCACCACCCACAACGGCGAGCGCGCCAGCACCGCCCGCACCTACCTGAAGGCGGTGCGCGACGAACGGCGGCTGGTGGTGAAACTGAACGCCCTGGCGCACCGGCTGACCTTCGAGGGCAACGTCGCCACCGGCGTGGTCTACAGCCAGAATGGCGGCGCGGAAGTCACCGCCCGCGCCACCAAAGAGGTGATCGTCAGCGCCGGCGCGGTCGGTTCGCCGAAGCTGCTGATGCTGTCCGGCATCGGCCCGCGTGACCACCTGCAGCAGCTGGGCATCGAGGTGCGGGCGGATCTGCCGGTGGGCAAAAACTTCCACGACCATCTGCACATGTCGATCAACGTCAGCACCCGCGAGCCGATCAGCCTGTTCGGCGCCGATCGCGGCCTGCAGGCGCTGAGCCACGGCGCGCAGTGGCTGGCGTTTCGCAGCGGGGTGCTCTCGTCCAACGTGCTGGAAGGCGCCGCCTTCACCGACAGCCAGGGCGACGGCCGGCCGGACGTGCAGATCCACTTCCTGCCGCTGCTGGACAGCTGGGACGACGTGCCCGGCGAGCCGCTGCCGAACATTCACGGCTTCACGCTCAAGGTCGGTTACCTGCAGCCGAAGGCGCGCGGCGAAGTGCTGCTGCGCAGCAGCAACCCGCGCGATCCGGTCAAGCTGCACGCCAACTACCTCGGCCACCCGGACGATCTGGCCGGCAGCGTGCGCGCGGTGAAGTTCGGTCTGGATTTCCTGCAAACCGCGGCGCTGAAGCCGCTGATCAAAGATCTGCTGATGCCGCAGCCGGAGTGGACGCGCGACGAAGCGCAGCTGGAGGAGTTCGTGCGCAACTTCTGCAAGACGGTGTATCACCCGGTGGGCAGCTGCCGCATGGGGCCCTCGCCCCAGGAGGCGGTGACCGATCCGCAGCTGCGGGTGCACGGTTTTGAACAGCTGCGGGTGATCGACTGCTCGGTGATGCCGCAGCTCACCAGCGGCAACACCAATGCGCCGACCATCATGCTGGCGGAAAAGGCGGTGGATCTGTTGCTGGGCGCGCCGCAGTAA
- the rraB gene encoding ribonuclease E inhibitor RraB, producing the protein MANRELLEEQREETRLIIEELLEDGSDPDALYTIEHHLSAEKFEVLEQAAVEAFKLGYEVTDAEELEVEDGSLVMCCDVISEVGLNAELIDAQVEQLVALAERCGVNYDGWGTYFEDPNGEDGEDDEDGDYIDEDDDGKRH; encoded by the coding sequence ATGGCAAACCGCGAATTGCTGGAAGAACAACGTGAAGAGACCCGCCTGATCATCGAAGAGCTGCTGGAAGACGGCAGCGATCCGGACGCGCTCTACACCATCGAGCACCATCTGTCCGCCGAGAAATTTGAGGTTCTGGAGCAGGCCGCCGTTGAAGCCTTCAAGCTGGGCTACGAAGTGACCGACGCCGAAGAGCTGGAAGTGGAAGACGGTTCGCTGGTGATGTGCTGCGACGTGATCAGCGAAGTCGGCCTGAACGCCGAACTGATCGACGCCCAGGTTGAGCAGCTGGTGGCGCTGGCGGAACGCTGCGGCGTCAACTACGACGGCTGGGGCACCTACTTCGAAGATCCGAACGGTGAAGACGGTGAGGATGACGAAGACGGCGACTACATCGACGAAGACGACGACGGCAAACGCCACTAA
- the miaE gene encoding tRNA isopentenyl-2-thiomethyl-A-37 hydroxylase MiaE, producing MTYQSLLAPILSFLHCETPDAWVDAARRPENLQLLLTDHLVCELKAAQTGMWLIRRYVADKESGDALLALLRPYEAFLHEAQGAPDTLFRQGQFTRKILPKNGSAYGQDLADRMVLLIKEELHHFSQVLEIMQARGIPYRKITASRYAKGMIREIRTHDPATLIDKLICGAYIEARSCERFAKLAPHLDDELNRFYVSLLRSEARHYQDYLTLAEQIAGGDISERVAHFGRLEAELILSPDSELRFHSGVPAAA from the coding sequence ATGACATACCAATCCCTGTTAGCCCCGATTTTAAGCTTCCTGCACTGTGAAACCCCCGACGCCTGGGTCGACGCCGCGCGCCGTCCGGAAAACCTGCAGCTGTTGCTGACCGACCATCTGGTGTGCGAGCTGAAAGCCGCGCAGACCGGCATGTGGCTGATCCGCCGTTACGTGGCGGACAAAGAGAGCGGCGACGCGCTGTTGGCGCTGCTGCGGCCCTACGAGGCGTTTCTGCACGAAGCGCAGGGCGCGCCCGACACGCTGTTCCGCCAGGGCCAGTTCACCCGCAAGATCCTGCCGAAAAACGGCTCGGCCTACGGCCAGGATCTGGCGGATCGCATGGTGCTGTTGATCAAGGAAGAGCTGCATCACTTCTCGCAGGTGCTGGAGATCATGCAGGCGCGCGGGATCCCGTATCGCAAGATCACCGCCAGCCGCTACGCCAAGGGCATGATCCGCGAGATCCGCACCCACGATCCGGCGACGTTGATCGACAAACTGATCTGTGGCGCCTACATCGAAGCGCGATCCTGCGAACGCTTCGCCAAGCTGGCGCCGCACCTGGACGATGAGCTGAACCGCTTTTACGTCTCGCTGCTGCGATCCGAAGCGCGTCACTATCAGGACTACCTGACATTGGCCGAGCAGATCGCCGGCGGCGACATCAGCGAACGGGTGGCGCATTTCGGCCGCCTCGAAGCTGAACTGATCCTGTCGCCGGACAGTGAGCTGCGCTTCCACAGCGGCGTGCCCGCCGCCGCCTGA
- the argF gene encoding ornithine carbamoyltransferase, producing MSTGNAFYQRHFLRLMDFTPAELQALLKLAADLKQAKKQGREQRRLQGKNIALIFEKDSTRTRCSFEVAAFDQGAQVTYLGPSGSQIGHKESMKDTARVLGRLYDGIQYRGYGQALVETLAQHAGVPVWNGLTDEFHPTQLLADLLTVQEHLPGKALSEVKLAYVGDARNNMGNTLLEAAALAGMDLRLVAPKACWPQPKLVAECQALAQQTGAKLTLTEDIAEGVQDADFLYTDVWVSMGEPKETWQERIALLRPYQVNMAMLKLTGNPNVKFLHCLPAFHDDQTTLGKQMAQQYDLHGGMEVTDEVFESAHSVVFDQAENRLHTIKAVLVATLSETL from the coding sequence ATGAGCACCGGCAATGCGTTCTACCAACGTCACTTTCTGAGGTTAATGGATTTCACCCCCGCCGAACTGCAGGCGCTGCTGAAGCTGGCGGCCGATCTGAAGCAGGCCAAAAAGCAGGGGCGGGAACAGCGCCGGCTGCAGGGCAAAAACATTGCGCTCATCTTCGAAAAAGACTCGACCCGCACGCGATGCTCTTTCGAAGTTGCCGCATTCGATCAGGGCGCGCAGGTGACCTATCTCGGCCCGAGCGGCAGCCAGATCGGCCATAAAGAGTCGATGAAAGACACCGCCCGGGTGCTGGGCCGCCTGTACGACGGTATTCAGTATCGCGGTTACGGCCAGGCGCTGGTGGAAACCCTGGCGCAGCACGCCGGCGTGCCGGTGTGGAACGGCCTGACCGACGAGTTCCACCCTACTCAGCTGCTGGCGGATCTGCTCACCGTGCAGGAACACCTGCCGGGCAAGGCGCTGAGCGAGGTGAAACTGGCGTACGTCGGCGACGCGCGCAACAACATGGGCAACACGCTGCTGGAAGCCGCCGCGCTGGCGGGCATGGATCTGCGGCTGGTGGCGCCGAAGGCCTGCTGGCCGCAGCCGAAGCTGGTGGCCGAGTGCCAGGCGCTGGCGCAACAAACCGGCGCGAAACTCACCCTGACAGAAGACATCGCCGAAGGGGTGCAAGACGCCGACTTCCTCTACACCGACGTGTGGGTGTCGATGGGCGAACCGAAAGAGACCTGGCAGGAGCGTATCGCGCTGCTGCGGCCGTATCAGGTCAACATGGCGATGCTGAAGCTGACCGGCAACCCAAACGTGAAGTTCCTGCACTGCCTGCCGGCGTTCCACGACGACCAAACCACGCTCGGCAAGCAGATGGCGCAGCAGTACGATCTGCACGGCGGCATGGAAGTGACCGACGAGGTGTTCGAGTCGGCGCACAGCGTGGTGTTCGATCAGGCGGAAAACCGGCTGCATACCATCAAGGCGGTGCTGGTCGCCACGCTGAGCGAAACCCTCTGA
- the pyrB gene encoding aspartate carbamoyltransferase: MANPLYHKHIISINDLSREDLELVLRTAAGLKANPQPELLKHKVIASCFFEASTRTRLSFETSMHRLGASVVGFADGSNTSLGKKGETLADTISVISTYVDAIVMRHPQEGAARMASEFSGNVPVLNAGDGANQHPTQTLLDLFTIQETQGRLSNLSIAMVGDLKYGRTVHSLTQALAKFEGNRFYFIAPDALAMPAYILKMLDEKGIEYSLHGSIEEVVPELDILYMTRVQKERLDPSEYANVKAQFVLRAADLAGARANLKVLHPLPRIDEIATDVDKTPHAYYFQQAGNGIFARQALLALVLNADLAL; the protein is encoded by the coding sequence ATGGCCAACCCGCTGTATCACAAACACATCATCTCTATTAACGATCTCAGCCGCGAGGATCTGGAGCTGGTGCTGCGCACCGCCGCCGGTCTGAAAGCCAACCCGCAGCCGGAGCTGTTGAAACACAAGGTGATCGCCAGCTGCTTCTTTGAAGCCTCGACCCGTACCCGCCTGTCGTTCGAAACCTCGATGCACCGCCTCGGCGCCTCGGTGGTCGGTTTCGCCGACGGCAGCAACACCTCGCTCGGCAAGAAAGGCGAAACCCTGGCCGACACCATCTCGGTGATCAGCACCTACGTGGACGCCATCGTGATGCGCCACCCGCAGGAAGGCGCGGCGCGCATGGCTTCAGAGTTCTCCGGCAACGTGCCGGTGCTCAACGCCGGCGACGGCGCCAACCAGCACCCGACCCAAACCCTGCTGGATCTGTTCACCATCCAGGAAACCCAGGGCCGCCTGAGCAACCTCAGCATCGCCATGGTCGGCGATCTGAAGTACGGCCGCACCGTGCACTCGCTCACTCAGGCGCTGGCCAAGTTCGAAGGCAACCGCTTCTACTTCATCGCCCCGGACGCGCTGGCGATGCCGGCCTACATCCTGAAAATGCTGGACGAGAAAGGCATCGAGTACAGCCTGCACGGCAGCATTGAAGAAGTGGTGCCGGAGCTGGATATTCTCTACATGACCCGGGTGCAGAAAGAGCGCCTCGATCCGTCCGAGTACGCCAACGTGAAGGCGCAGTTCGTGCTGCGCGCCGCGGATCTGGCCGGCGCGCGCGCCAACCTCAAGGTGCTGCACCCGCTGCCGCGCATCGACGAGATCGCCACCGACGTGGATAAAACGCCGCACGCTTACTACTTCCAGCAGGCGGGCAACGGCATCTTCGCCCGCCAGGCGCTGCTGGCGCTGGTGCTCAACGCAGATTTGGCTCTTTAA